From the Saccharomycodes ludwigii strain NBRC 1722 chromosome I, whole genome shotgun sequence genome, one window contains:
- the BPL1 gene encoding biotin--[acetyl-CoA-carboxylase] ligase BPL1 (similar to Saccharomyces cerevisiae YDL141W | BPL1 | Biotin:apoProtein Ligase) yields the protein MNVLVYNGPGSSPDSVRHTIETLRKFLEPYYAVSTVSIKGLKTEPWTTKTSALVFPGGADLPYVKECQPIINDIKSFVSKKGGVYIGFCAGGYFGSSFCEFYKGHPTMEVSGSRELQFFPGNCRGPAYSGFQYNSEKGARVVNLKADNGLLVPCYHNGGGSFIDAENFDDKVQILAKYTEPLHIEKGEKENTIDSAVVLAKFGRGKALLVGTHPEYVPELLKKSNDDQYNASIVETLKNGNDLREKFMVYILKQAGLSVNEPDKTQKFKISPIFVSVKPDRKFLINNFQNNIKNAITINDDNSVTFTSNVETFRIYQGFENSIKVSKKEDGYVDPLEVVKNIILPESNESIVPLNYTPNFDAELYFTFLNTQQNLGSMLLYADVVTSTSTTLDSNKTLLNALPNNSVVFVGTTQISGRGRGGNSWVSPPGLLASTVVTTFPLISPTTGKPVSIVFVQYLAALAWCKAINSYADGYEDIPIKIKWPNDLYILNPEYCHKKNIKITNLNNDKVIPLTDLEPAYVKSAGILINTSFIDNAYKLLIGCGVNLTNNAPSVSIQMLINMINEERARDNRELLEPVRHEKLLALYINILNSIINQFLDVGVSNILPEYYKFWLHSNQIVTLTEHKNVRAKIVGITEDYGLLIAKELSVGSDNTYTGVTYNLQPDGNSFEIFKGLISKKVYN from the coding sequence ATGAATGTACTAGTCTATAACGGACCGGGTTCTTCACCAGATAGTGTTAGACATACGATTGAAACTCTTCGAAAATTTTTAGAACCATATTATGCAGTATCTACTGTTTCTATCAAAGGTTTAAAAACCGAACCATGGACTACAAAAACATCTGCATTAGTTTTTCCTGGCGGCGCAGACTTACCATATGTCAAAGAGTGTCAACCAATAATTAACGATATTAAGAGCTTTGTTTCCAAAAAGGGAGGTGTTTACATTGGTTTTTGTGCAGGAGGATATTTTGGTTCAAGTTTTTGTGAATTTTATAAAGGCCATCCCACTATGGAAGTAAGCGGATCAAGAGAATTACAGTTTTTTCCAGGGAATTGTAGAGGTCCTGCTTATTCAGGCTTTCAATACAATAGCGAAAAGGGTGCCCGTGTTGTTAATTTAAAAGCTGATAATGGTCTGTTGGTTCCATGCTACCATAATGGTGGTGGTTCATTCATTGATGCAGAGAATTTTGATGATAAAGTACAAATCCTAGCTAAATACACAGAACCGCTGCATATTGAAAAGggtgaaaaagaaaacacaATTGACTCCGCTGTTGTTTTAGCAAAGTTTGGGAGGGGGAAAGCCTTACTAGTTGGAACTCACCCTGAATATGTTCCAGAATTACTTAAAAAATCTAACGATGACCAGTACAACGCTTCTATTGTGGAAACGTTGAAAAATGGCAATGATCTTCGTGAAAAATTTATGGTTTACATTCTCAAACAAGCAGGATTGTCAGTTAACGAGCCTGATAAAACCCAAAAGTTCAAAATTAGTCCAATTTTTGTCTCTGTTAAACCTGACAGAAAGTTTTTAATCAATAACTTCcagaataatattaaaaatgctATCACCATCAATGACGATAATTCTGTTACCTTTACCAGTAATGTGGAAACATTCAGAATTTATCAGGGTTTTGAAAACAGTATTAAAGTCTCCAAAAAAGAGGATGGATATGTGGATCCACTTGAGGTCgttaaaaacattattttgcCAGAATCTAATGAATCAATTGTTCCATTAAACTACACTCCAAACTTTGATGCTGAACTGTATTTTACCTTTTTAAACACCCAACAAAATTTGGGATCTATGTTGCTATACGCAGATGTTGTTACGTCTACTAGTACCACACTTGATAGTAACAAAACCTTATTAAACGCGTTGCCTAACAATTCAGTAGTGTTTGTCGGTACTACCCAGATATCTGGTAGAGGAAGAGGCGGTAACTCTTGGGTCAGTCCACCAGGGTTGCTAGCTTCAACTGTGGTTACAACATTCCCCTTGATATCACCAACCACAGGAAAACCTGTATCTATCGTATTTGTTCAATATCTGGCTGCTTTGGCATGGTGCAAGGCTATTAATTCATATGCCGATGGTTACGAAGATATCCCTATTAAAATCAAGTGGCCTAATgatttgtatattttgaatCCAGAATATTGTCACAAAAAGAACATTAAAATAACTAATTTGAACAATGATAAGGTAATTCCGTTAACTGACTTGGAACCGGCTTATGTTAAATCGGCGggtattttaattaataccAGTTTTATAGATAATGCatacaaattattaattggCTGCGGTGTTAATCTAACTAATAATGCTCCATCTGTTTCCATTCAAATGCTAATTAACATGATTAACGAAGAACGTGCCAGAGATAACAGAGAATTATTGGAACCGGTTCGTCATGAGAAATTATTGGCTCTGTATATTAATATACTAAATAGTATTATAAACCAATTTTTAGATGTGGGAGTTTCAAACATTTTACCAGAATATTATAAGTTCTGGTTACATTCAAATCAAATTGTCACTTTAACAGAGCATAAAAACGTACGTGCTAAAATTGTGGGTATCACAGAAGATTATGGTTTATTGATTGCAAAAGAGTTATCCGTTGGAAGCGATAATACTTATACAGGTGTAACATACAATTTACAGCCAGATGGTAATagttttgaaatttttaaaggcTTGATTTCTAAAAAGGTATACAACTAG
- the CCT4 gene encoding chaperonin-containing T-complex subunit CCT4 (similar to Saccharomyces cerevisiae YDL143W | CCT4 | Chaperonin Containing TCP-1), whose amino-acid sequence MSASVMSTPRATKTTASPSNSVFKNKEKPQEVRKANIIAARAVADSIRTSLGPKGMDKMIKTSRGEVVISNDGHTILKEMALLHPVAKMLVEVSAAQDSEAGDGTTSVVILTGALLGACEKLLSMGIHPMLIAESFQNAASRCVEILDEMSVKIDLHKDKDALIRAASTSLSSKIVSQYSSILAPLSVDCVLRIASKNSENVDLKNIRLIKKVGGTIDDTAMVDGVVLTQTVVKQAGGPTRMEKARIGLVQFQISPPKPDTENNIVVNDYRQMDKILKEERAYLLNICKKIKKSKCNVLLIQKSILRDAVNELALHFLAKLKIMVIKDIEREEIEFLSRSLGCKPISDVELFTEDRLGSADLVEEIDSDGSKIVEITGIQHKEEHTTPTVSVVIRGANNMVLDETERSIHDSLCVVRCLVKKSALIAGGGAPEIETSRLLMKEARAKEGVESFVWQEFAQSLEIIPTTLAENAGLNSIKVVTELRAKHERGEKYAAISVRRSGTTSDAVQEHILQPLLVNTSAITLSAECVKSILRIDDITFSR is encoded by the coding sequence ATGTCAGCTAGCGTCATGTCTACTCCCAGAGCCACCAAAACAACTGCTTCACCCTCTAATTctgttttcaaaaataaagaaaaaccaCAGGAAGTTCGTAAAGCCAATATCATCGCAGCTCGTGCTGTTGCAGACTCAATTAGGACGAGTCTAGGCCCAAAGGGTATGGATAAAATGATCAAAACATCTCGTGGCGAAGTTGTCATTTCTAATGATGGCCATACAATTTTGAAAGAGATGGCTTTGCTTCATCCAGTAGCCAAAATGTTGGTCGAAGTTTCTGCTGCACAAGACTCAGAAGCAGGAGATGGCACAACTtctgttgttattttaacAGGTGCCTTATTAGGGGCTtgtgaaaaattattatccaTGGGCATTCATCCAATGTTAATTGCTGAGTCCTTCCAAAATGCTGCTTCCAGGTGTGTAGAGATTTTAGATGAAATGAGTGTCAAAATTGATCTTCACAAAGATAAAGATGCTTTGATTCGTGCAGCCTCTACTTCTTTGAGTTCTAAGATCGTTTCTCAGTATAGTTCTATCTTGGCTCCTTTGAGTGTTGATTGCGTTTTACGTATTGCCTCTAAAAACTCAGAAAATGTCGATTTGAAAAACATTcgtttaattaaaaaagtagGCGGCACAATTGACGATACTGCTATGGTTGATGGTGTTGTTTTAACCCAAACTGTTGTTAAACAAGCCGGTGGCCCAACGAGAATGGAAAAAGCCCGTATTGGTTTAGTTCAATTCCAAATTTCTCCACCAAAGCCTGATACAGAAAATAACATTGTGGTTAATGATTATAGACAAATGGAtaagattttaaaagaagaaagagcctatttgttgaatatttgtaaaaaaattaaaaagtcTAAATGTAATGTCTTACTAATCCAAAAATCCATCCTAAGAGATGCAGTTAATGAATTAGCTTTACATTTCTTAGCTAAGCTAAAGATTATGGTTATAAAGGATATCGAAAGAGAGGAGATTGAGTTTTTGAGCAGATCATTAGGTTGTAAACCAATTTCTGATGTTGAACTATTTACCGAGGATAGATTGGGTTCTGCTGACTTGGTTGAAGAAATTGATAGCGATGGTTCCAAGATTGTAGAAATTACAGGCATCCAACATAAAGAAGAACACACCACTCCAACGGTGTCAGTTGTTATTCGTGGTGCAAACAATATGGTTTTAGATGAAACTGAAAGATCCATTCATGATTCTTTATGCGTTGTACGTTGTTTAGTTAAAAAATCGGCTTTAATAGCGGGCGGTGGTGCTCCAGAAATCGAAACCTCACGTTTGTTAATGAAAGAAGCTAGGGCTAAAGAGGGTGTCGAATCCTTTGTTTGGCAAGAATTTGCCCAATCTTTGGAAATCATACCAACCACTTTAGCAGAAAATGCAGGATTGAATAGTATTAAAGTTGTCACTGAACTTCGTGCCAAACATGAGCGCGGCGAAAAGTATGCCGCTATATCAGTAAGACGCTCAGGGACCACAAGTGATGCTGTTCAAGAACATATTTTGCAACCTTTATTGGTTAACACAAGTGCAATTACTTTATCTGCAGAGTGTGTAAAATCTATTTTACGTATTGATGATATTACATTTAGTCGTtag
- a CDS encoding ketopantoate reductase family protein (similar to Saccharomyces cerevisiae YDL144C | protein of unknown function), protein MTIIQQTKPNALIIGTGGVGVIAAYSLSFQNKCNVSAVVRSDYDYLTNSSGYNITSCDYGKVENWKPDNIYSSVEKASEAGIFFDYIAVTTKNIPDGPTPLDKIVEPIINSNIINWDHDLDRSTNIVLIQNGIDIEHQLDKFSIDRNTREKPSVCCISGVQLICSTRVGKCLIDHKSKDNIIIGPFDPKDKLANEKSHEFIDLYFNEGHNMAEFDKDVRYTRWRKLIYNATINPLTALAELDYSRCYEFGDKEKRSDSGYYSSTEQKILRPAMAEVMCIAKSEGYELQQSDIEFFLNETKYICYKPSMCVDAENNQLTELVVLLGNPLKIAKKNGVYTPLLEMLYNLMVIKQNTIKERRGLIKFDEKTCKVIA, encoded by the coding sequence atgactaTTATTCAGCAAACTAAACCAAACGCCTTAATAATTGGCACTGGAGGTGTCGGTGTCATCGCCGCATATTCGCTCTCCTTCCAAAATAAGTGCAATGTGTCAGCAGTTGTCAGGTCAGATTATGACTATTTAACCAACTCATCAGGTTATAACATTACATCATGTGATTATGGCAAAGTTGAAAATTGGAAACCAGACAATATTTATAGCTCCGTGGAAAAAGCCAGTGAAGCaggtatattttttgattatattgCGGTAAcaactaaaaatataccTGACGGGCCAACCCCCTTGGATAAAATCGTTGAACCTATTATAAACtctaatattatcaattgGGACCATGATTTAGATAGATCTACAAATATAGTTTTAATCCAAAATGGAATTGACATTGAACATCAATTAGACAAATTTTCGATTGATCGTAATACTAGGGAAAAACCATCTGTTTGTTGTATTTCTGGTGTTCAATTGATTTGTTCTACAAGAGTTGGAAAATGTCTAATTGATCATAAAAGTAAGGATAACATCATTATTGGTCCTTTTGATCCTAAAGATAAATTAGCTAATGAAAAATCACATGAGTTTATTGATTTGTATTTCAATGAGGGTCACAACATGGCAGAATTTGATAAAGATGTTCGTTACACAAGATGGAGGAAGTTGATATACAATGCCACAATTAACCCCCTAACAGCTTTAGCAGAATTAGATTATTCCAGGTGCTATGAATTTGgtgataaagaaaaaagatctGACTCTGGGTATTATAGTAGCacagaacaaaaaattttacgTCCAGCAATGGCTGAGGTAATGTGCATTGCTAAAAGTGAAGGGTACGAATTACAACAAAGCGATATTGAATTCTTCTTGaatgaaacaaaatatatttgcTACAAGCCATCAATGTGTGTTGATGCTGAAAACAACCAATTAACTGAattagtagtattattaggGAATCCCTTAAAAATTGCTAAAAAGAATGGTGTTTACACTCCCCTTTTGGAAATGCTCTATAATCTAATGgttataaaacaaaacactatcaaagaaagaagaggtttaattaaatttgatGAGAAAACTTGCAAAGTTATAgcataa
- the CRD1 gene encoding cardiolipin synthase (similar to Saccharomyces cerevisiae YDL142C | CRD1 | CaRDiolipin synthase) produces MLLTNTLSRLEVMNFSLKIKRINVPVHKFPHVICWRKKLNFPCVKYNYAKFYSSNCITKTDTFNNHHNSIGPGKRETRAHNNNDGDNNCNNNNNNNNNNNNNKTLFTLPNILTISRIIATPFIGYFIIAEQYLLASSLFAYSCITDFLDGYIARKFNMQSSAGTILDPAADKLLMLVTTLSFSLPSGPQVVPLSIASLIIGRDLFLAFNSFWIRRQSLKLKYTHYTSKIFWDFYHYPSVEVKPTIISKWNTFFQMLYLGPGAVTALFLRKKDEDETEAEHTLDENNTAWFDYFGYFVGCTTILSGMSYIGRSKYTTKLIK; encoded by the coding sequence atgttattaacTAATACGCTTAGTAGGTTAGAAGTAATGAATTttagtttaaaaataaaaagaataaatgTGCCCGTTCATAAATTTCCTCATGTCATATGttggagaaaaaaattgaattttcCATGTGTAAAATACAATTATGCCAAATTCTATTCATCAAATTGTATTACCAAGACTGatacttttaataatcATCATAATAGCATTGGCCCTGGAAAAAGAGAAACTAGGGCTCATAACAATAACGACGGCGACAACAActgcaataataataataataataataataataataataataataagactTTATTTACACtgccaaatattttaacaatATCACGAATTATAGCGACTCCGTTTAttggatattttattattgcaGAACAATACTTATTAGCTTCGTCATTATTTGCATATTCCTGTATTACAGACTTTTTAGATGGTTATATAGCGAGAAAATTTAACATGCAGTCGTCAGCAGGAACTATATTGGATCCAGCAGCAgacaaattattaatgttgGTAACAactttatctttttctttaccCAGTGGACCTCAGGTCGTACCTTTAAGCATTGCATCTTTAATTATTGGAAGAGATCTATTTTTGGCATTCAATTCCTTTTGGATACGGAGACAAAGTTTGAAACTTAAATATACACATTACACATCTAAGATATTTTGGGATTTCTATCATTATCCTAGCGTTGAAGTGAAGCCAACTATTATTTCTAAGTGGaacactttttttcaaatgttATATTTGGGACCTGGTGCAGTAACTGCATtgtttttaagaaaaaaagatgaagatgaaacCGAAGCTGAGCACACTCtagatgaaaataatacagcTTGGTTCGATTATTTTGGGTATTTCGTAGGTTGCACCACTATTTTAAGTGGTATGTCTTACATTGGTAGATCGAAATATACAACAAAACTTATTAAATGA
- the CDC123 gene encoding cell proliferation protein CDC123 (similar to Saccharomyces cerevisiae YLR215C | CDC123 | Cell Division Cycle) yields the protein MTTTDYKVLSELPPISKESVDKCSYSSWYTTFEKYTPKSHIIKPLPEKFIEYIKQDGIYLPTNGKDSEKERSVNGKTDSDSDICWENSCMELASDDGSDKEEHPVTQRIDPLVDFPEFHLLLENKFLEINGPISPKLNWSSPKDAAWILPYNNTMLCREVNDLYLLLNASNYTMHDILTPYEDVPDREDEEGNCYELVLREWEDINPALEFRVFIACESRQILGISQRDMKTNYQFLENLKTGIQEKIEEFVETVFLKKDLFQNEKGVVIDVYVPRPFNKIWLIDVNAFSRSTDPLLFSWNELITKLGNGKSPKASVSDFDVEFRLVSKTAVGHRDHTENQMPIDIVQASIDPESLRELTYQWNEALKLQEKEDKETRDS from the coding sequence ATGACTACAACTGATTATAAGGTTTTATCTGAACTACCTCCTATTTCTAAGGAAAGCGTTGATAAATGTTCGTATTCTAGTTGGTACACcacttttgaaaaatatacacCCAAATCGCATATAATTAAACCATTACCTGAAAAGTTTATAGAATATATTAAACAAGATGGGATTTATTTACCTACCAATGGGAAAGATAGtgagaaagaaagaagtgTAAATGGCAAAACAGATAGCGACAGTGATATCTGTTGGGAAAACTCATGTATGGAATTAGCCTCGGATGATGGTAGTGATAAGGAAGAGCATCCAGTTACTCAAAGAATTGATCCATTAGTGGATTTTCCTGAATTTCATCtattattggaaaataaatttcttGAAATCAACGGACCAATATCGCCTAAATTAAATTGGTCTTCTCCAAAAGATGCCGCTTGGATTTTACCATATAATAACACAATGCTTTGCAGAGAGGTAAATGATCTATATCTACTATTAAATGCTTCCAATTATACAATGCATGACATATTAACTCCCTACGAGGATGTCCCTGATCGTGAAGACGAGGAAGGTAATTGTTATGAATTGGTTCTTAGGGAATGGGAAGATATTAATCCGGCTTTGGAATTTCGTGTTTTCATTGCCTGTGAAAGTAGGCAGATCTTAGGTATCTCACAAAGAGATATGAAAACAAACTATcaatttttagaaaatttgaAGACTGGaatacaagaaaaaatcGAGGAATTTGTAGaaactgtttttttaaaaaaagacttgtttcaaaatgaaaaaggtGTTGTGATCGATGTATATGTGCCACGTCCCTTCAACAAAATTTGGTTGATCGATGTTAATGCCTTTAGTAGGTCTACTGATCCTTTGTTATTTAGTTGGAATGAACTAATAACTAAATTGGGAAATGGTAAAAGCCCAAAAGCATCTGTGAGCGATTTTGATGTCGAATTTAGACTAGTTTCCAAAACTGCCGTTGGCCATAGAGACCATACAGAAAACCAAATGCCGATTGATATCGTTCAAGCTAGTATAGATCCTGAAAGTTTAAGGGAATTGACGTATCAGTGGAACGAGGCTTTGAAATTACAAGAGAAAGAGGATAAAGAAACTAGAGATtcttaa